The Mercurialis annua linkage group LG2, ddMerAnnu1.2, whole genome shotgun sequence genome contains a region encoding:
- the LOC126668789 gene encoding zinc finger BED domain-containing protein RICESLEEPER 2-like: MKVNEGLRVVFREEDEQCGRTMPVATICARGAQEEKLQPARRAGLLLSKQATSFTHTRFVFNAHDLKQTLQIRPKADRTKRNRAGTKSSSEVFISFACFGGSPNLHYSKMDTDSDPAIDLNSEIDLEAITGQLPVVQEIAPDGNGGQSPMEANAVTNPDHAGGSGGQNNPVEANTRKRKEVHQRSIVWDHFNAIKDADGVIIQAKCSYCARIYNCHAKKNGTSTLRGHMLRCSKHPHSLETRQALLSFQPAVNVGVVPNSGPQMCNVANWKFDQEAIRKAVSYMIVVDELPLKFVEKQGFKKLMSIACPRFKIPSRWTVNRDCYAMFVEEKLKLKHFMKFNTQRVSLTSDAWTSNQRINYMCVTAHFIDTEWKLHKKIISFVPCSRHKGEYLSKALETCLQEWGLKNIFTVTLDNAENNTAAMSFFMKKMLTWGCSPARCKVAHMRCIAHILNLVVSDGLKESGASVQKVRGVVRYIKNSPLRLSKFKECKKTCELECKRSLCLDVPTRWNSTYLMLSTACLYQKVFEEYEETESSFKKDLGDSVPGFLDWEHVKELCGMLECFYKMTLRISGSLYVTSNNHFNEISDLCTILQDWTRSDDVSLRSMGSKMKQKFDKYWGDPIVMNKLIFFANILDPRDRILYLEYTLTHMYGVQEGKFLFSGLMDDLLALFNDYELQHKKEKAIGGGQTSVSSEHVGGLSQANSVLKERYLQEMKETGGVGGTKKSELDLYLGEAVVANEENFDILRWWKLNSERLPVLSKMARDILAVPVSTVASESAFSTGGRVLDDFRSSLTPTLVEALICTQDWLKDPTKPVSVEESLDELEQFEEGFQEPTNANTNAVVCLYVLFSIYLMFVWSYDMLACWTRKPNLRLTCEGNFEAVQACFDLKLTDLGYIFGLVMGDFEPMQL, from the exons CCTGTAGCCACCATATGCGCTCGGGGAGCACAAGAAGAAAAACTACAGCCTGCTCGCCGAGCAGGCTTGTTGCTCAGCAAGCAGGCTACGAGTTTTACACACACTCGATTTGTTTTTAATGCACATGACTTGAAACAAACGCTCCAAATTAGACCGAAAGCTGATCGAACAAAAAGAAACAGAGCAGGGACTAAG TCTTCCAGTGAAGTTTTTATCTCCTTTGCTT GCTTTGGTGGAAGCCCCAATCTGCACTATTCTAAG ATGGACACTGATTCTGACCCTGCAATTGACCTTAATTCTGAAATTGATCTAGAAGCCATTACTGGCCAACTTCCTGTTGTCCAAGAGATTGCCCCAGATGGAAATGGTGGACAAAGTCCAATGGAAGCAAATGCAGTGACTAACCCAGACCATGCTGGTGGTAGTGGTGGACAAAATAATCCAGTGGAAGCAAATACTAGAAAGAGAAAGGAAGTCCACCAAAGATCAATTGTTTGGGACCATTTCAATGCTATTAAAGATGCTGATGGGGTAATCATACAAGCTAAGTGTTCTTACTGTGCTCGTATTTATAACTGTCATGCCAAAAAAAATGGTACATCTACTTTGAGAGGTCACATGCTTAGATGCAGTAAGCACCCGCATAGTTTAGAAACCAGACAAGCTTTATTATCCTTTCAGCCTGCTGTAAATGTGGGTGTAGTCCCTAATAGTGGTCCTCAAATGTGCAATGTTGCTAATTGGAAATTTGATCAGGAAGCCATTAGAAAGGCTGTGTCATACATGATTGTGGTTGATGAATTGCCTCTGAAATTTGTTGAGAAACAGGGTTTTAAAAAGTTGATGAGTATTGCATGTCCTAGGTTTAAAATTCCATCTAGATGGACTGTAAATAGAGACTGCTATGCCATGTTTGTGGAAGAGAAGCTGAAACTGAAacattttatgaaatttaatactCAGAGAGTAAGTCTAACTAGTGATGCATGGACTTCTAATCAAAGAATTAATTACATGTGTGTCACTGCCCATTTCATAGACACTGAGTGGAAGCTTCATAAAAAGATAATTTCTTTTGTACCTTGTTCTAGGCATAAGGGTGAATACTTGTCTAAGGCTTTAGAAACCTGTTTGCAAGAGTGGGGGCTCAAGAATATCTTTACTGTGACCCTTGATAATGCTGAAAATAATACTGCTGCCATGagttttttcatgaaaaaaatgCTGACTTGGGGTTGTAGTCCTGCTAGATGTAAAGTTGCTCACATGAGATGCATAGCTCATATTCTTAATCTGGTTGTGTCTGATGGTCTAAAAGAAAGTGGAGCTTCTGTTCAAAAAGTTAGGGGGGTTGTTAGATATATTAAAAACTCACCTCTTAGACTAAGTAAGTTTAAGGAATGTAAAAAGACATGTGAGTTAGAATGTAAGCGTTCATTATGTCTAGATGTCCCAACTAGATGGAATTCAACTTATCTCATGTTGAGTACTGCCTGTTTGTATCAAAAAGTCTTTGAGGAGTATGAAGAAACAGAGTCAAGCTTTAAAAAAGATTTGGGTGATAGTGTTCCTGGTTTCTTGGATTGGGAACATGTTAAGGAGTTATGTGGCATGTTAGAATGTTTTTACAAAATGACATTGAGAATTTCTGGTTCTCTTTATGTGACTTCTAACAACCATTTCAATGAAATTTCTGATTTGTGTACAATCTTGCAAGACTGGACAAGGTCTGATGATGTGTCATTGAGGTCTATGGGGtctaaaatgaaacaaaaatttgataaatactgGGGTGATCCTATTGTAATGAACAAGTTGATATTCTTTGCTAACATTTTAGATCCTAGGGATAGAATTCTTTATTTGGAGTACACATTGACTCATATGTATGGTGTTCAAGAGGGTAAATTTCTGTTTTCTGGTCTGATGGATGATTTGCTTGCATTATTCAATGACTATGAATTACAACATAAGAAAGAAAAGGCCATTGGTGGTGGCCAGACTAGTGTGTCATCTGAGCATGTTGGTGGCTTATCTCAAGCCAATTCTGTGTTGAAAGAGAGGTATCTACAAGAAATGAAGGAGACTGGTGGTGTTGGTGGGACCAAGAAATCTGAATTGGATTTGTACCTTGGAGAGGCAGTAGTTGCAAATGAGGAGAATTTTGACATTCTCAGATGGTGGAAGCTGAACTCAGAGAGGTTGCCTGTCCTCTCTAAAATGGCTAGAGACATTCTTGCAGTCCCAGTCTCCACAGTTGCTTCTGAGTCAGCATTTAGCACTGGTGGAAGAGTGCTAGATGACTTCAGGAGTAGCCTGACTCCAACACTTGTGGAAGCTCTAATCTGCACTCAGGATTGGCTTAAAGACCCAACTAAACCTGTTTCTGTTGAGGAGTCTTTGGATGAATTGGAGCAGTTTGAAGAAG GCTTTCAAGAACCAACCAATGCTAACACTAATGCTGTTGTTTGTCTATATGTCCTTTTCTCAATTTACTTGATGTTTGTTTGGTCATATGACATGTTGGCATGTTGGACTAGGAAGCCAAATCTGA GATTGACTTGTGAAGGAAATTTTGAAGCTGTACAGGCTTGTTTTGACCTAAAGCTGACAGATTTAGGGTATATTTTTG GCTTAGTGATGGGTGATTTTGAGCCAATGCAATTATGA